The Malus domestica chromosome 13, GDT2T_hap1 genome includes a window with the following:
- the LOC103416420 gene encoding cytochrome P450 CYP749A22-like, which yields MTTLGRVVIISASFLCVFLVLVIIKILHKLWWTPHRIQKQMALQGIKGPPYRLIHGNTKEISDMIKEAMSKPKNLSHDIFPIVQPHMHSWTRTYGNNYLQWQGSQPQLVITELELCREILNNKDRAYPKSEPTGFLRKLLGDGLLTTADGEKWKKMRKLGTHAFHGESLKSMFTEMVASAETILERWKSYEGKEIEVFEEFKLFTSEVISKTAFGSSYIEGQNIFEMLTKLTLLFFKSVYIIRLPGISKFFKSSDEIEAEKLEKGIHASIAEIFKKREKKSLTKGRDSFGSDFLGLLLEAHHDANDNQRISVDDMVDECKSFYIAGQETTNTLLAWTIFLLAHHTDWQEEARKEVMDLFGKQTPNPDGIANLKTMSMILNESLRLYSPVVGFVREVKREVKLGKLIVPANCELFVPNLALHRDPQIWGEDALLFKPERFSEEVAKATNNNVGAFIPFGIGPRSCVGLNFANTEAKIVLSMILQRYSFTLSPGYVHLPVQYVTIHPKLGVQVMLHPL from the exons ATGACTACTTTGGGAAGGGTAGTGATCATTTCTGCAAGCTTTCtgtgtgtgttcttggtcctaGTTATCATCAAGATCCTTCACAAGCTATGGTGGACTCCGCATCGCATTCAGAAGCAGATGGCTTTGCAGGGGATCAAAGGCCCTCCTTACAGACTTATTCATGGAAACACCAAGGAAATATCCGACATGATCAAGGAAGCTATGAGCAAGCCGAAAAATTTATCACACGACATATTTCCCATAGTTCAACCTCACATGCACTCTTGGACTCGGACATATG GAAATAATTATCTTCAATGGCAAGGCTCTCAGCCTCAGTTGGTCATAACGGAACTTGAGTTGTGCAGAGAGATACTGAATAACAAAGATAGAGCTTATCCGAAAAGTGAGCCCACCGGCTTTTTAAGGAAACTGTTAGGAGATGGCCTTTTAACAACAGCTGACggtgaaaaatggaaaaaaatgcGGAAGCTCGGCACCCATGCGTTCCACGGAGAGAgcttaaaa AGTATGTTTACGGAAATGGTAGCGAGTGCGGAGACAATCCTTGAAAGGTGGAAAAGTTATGAAGGAAAAGAAATTGAGGTGTTTGAAGAGTTCAAGTTATTCACATCAGAAGTGATTTCTAAAACTGCATTTGGCAGCAGCTATATAGAAGGACAAAACATTTTTGAGATGTTGACGAAGTTAACCCTCTTATTTTTCAAAAGTGTTTACATAATCAGGCTTCCCGGCATCAG CAAGTTTTTCAAAAGCAGTGATGAGATTGAAGCAGAGAAACTTGAGAAAGGAATACATGCCTCCATAGCAGAGATTtttaagaaaagagaaaaaaagtcaTTGACCAAAGGACGAGACAGCTTTGGGAGTGATTTTCTTGGATTGCTTTTGGAGGCTCACCATGATGCCAATGACAACCAGAGAATTTCGGTGGATGATATGGTTGACGAGTGCAAGTCGTTTTACATTGCAGGACAAGAAACCACTAATACTTTGCTTGCTTGGACAATCTTTCTTCTCGCGCACCATACAGATTGGCAAGAGGAAGCAAGAAAGGAGGTCATGGACTTATTCGGCAAACAAACTCCAAATCCTGACG GCATTGCCAATCTGAAAACG ATGAGTATGATCCTCAACGAGTCTCTAAGGTTATATTCCCCTGTTGTTGGTTTTGTGAGGGAAGTTAAAAGGGAAGTTAAACTTGGAAAGCTTATTGTTCCTGCTAATTGTGAGTTGTTTGTCCCAAATCTAGCACTTCACCGTGATCCTCAGATCTGGGGAGAAGACGCGCTTCTTTTCAAACCGGAGAGATTCTCAGAAGAGGTTGCTAAAGCAACTAACAATAATGTAGGTGCTTTCATACCCTTTGGAATTGGACCTCGAAGTTGTGTCGGATTGAACTTTGCAAACACTGAAGCAAAGATTGTTTTGTCCATGATTCTACAACGATACTCCTTCACACTGTCCCCAGGTTACGTGCACTTGCCTGTTCAATATGTGACGATTCACCCAAAACTTGGAGTTCAGGTAATGCTACACCCACTTTGA